From one Equus asinus isolate D_3611 breed Donkey chromosome 5, EquAss-T2T_v2, whole genome shotgun sequence genomic stretch:
- the LOC139045419 gene encoding ral guanine nucleotide dissociation stimulator-like, whose amino-acid sequence MGQQLSNDALDSTTLQEGKVPHAAKRGQGRLRAENPSRAKSKASRLVWTVQAGTRQKRVEHLVPAFLEGDTAYVHSFLCTYRGFATTRQVLELLFQRAISFILGAWLRWYPEDFIQPPDVPSLELLLAYIGLNMPGSELEHRARVLLSQLEHPEHTEAKTEAAAPPKDAEAPEDPAPSLPLVPSPAQSRTGIFRATAGSRPSASTCSIPATTLSS is encoded by the exons atgggccagcagctgagcaacgacgccctcgactccaccaccctgcaggaagggaaggtgccccacgctgccaagcgaggccagggccggctcagg gctgaaaatccatcccgagcgaagagcaaagcgtcccgcctggtgtggaccgtccaggctggaacgcggcagaagcgagtggagcacctggtgcccgccttcctggagggcgacaccgcctacgtccacagcttcctgtgcacttatagaggttttgccaccacacgacaggtgctggagctgctgtttcaaag ggccatctccttcattctgggcgcctggctccgatggtaccctgaggattttatccagcccccagatgttcccagcctggaactgctcttggcctacattggtctcaatatgcccggctcggagctggagcaccgcgcccgcgttcttctttcccagctggagcaccctgagcacactgaggccaagactgagg ctgcagctccaccgaaagatgcggaagcccctgaagatccggcaccatctctccctctcgtgcccagcccagctcagagccgcacaggcatcttccgagccacagccggctcaagaccttcagcaagcacttgcagcatcccagccactaccctcagctcctga